One genomic segment of Helianthus annuus cultivar XRQ/B chromosome 14, HanXRQr2.0-SUNRISE, whole genome shotgun sequence includes these proteins:
- the LOC110879117 gene encoding lysM domain receptor-like kinase 4 — protein sequence MLALRFFFVCAILLICPPILIQAQQPYIRKLSTNCAVTNASTSVFGYACNGVNDTCQAYLTFRSKPPYNTVVSIAGLLNANATQLSQLNLVSENYTFGTGETVLVPTRCSCLGQFYQANTTYVIQSGDTPLLIANDTFGGLSTCHAINTERSNLTTDIYTGSRLTVPLRCACPTEKQAAAGINYLLSYLITWGQTVSAISAIFGVDTGLTLQANELSETDFNIYPFTTLLVPLSNPPNKSQTIAPPPPPTTSPPPSPLSPPPPTSANDHKWVYMLVGVLGGVVLTFAIGLCIFYLFFSKKKKTTPPTVSSASQSFEAIVKPGDKKLDIDEDSEFLESLSSIAQSLKVYKFEQLQSATQDFSPDCLIKGSVYQGTINGNLVAIKKMHGDVSNEIRLLNTIHHHNLIHLAGVCFDDGHWYLVYEFAVNGPLSDWIYYNALSSNKSLNWMQRIQIALDVANGLDYLHSYTTPPYVYKNLESSNILLDGDFRAKITNFDLARSAEGQEGQFALTRHIVGTRGYMSPEYLENGLISTKLDVYGFGVLLLEIVTGKHVSDLYEMVNKNLSEVLYDVLQEENTDTNEKLTSFIDQRLQGNYLPELAMSLVKLIDGCLSKDPSARPDMNEVSQYLSRILTASQAGALSVTISVQAR from the coding sequence ATGCTGGCCCTGCGCTTTTTCTTCGTTTGCGCTATCCTCTTAATTTGTCCGCCGATTTTGATTCAGGCCCAACAACCATACATCAGGAAGTTGAGTACAAACTGTGCTGTCACAAATGCTTCAACTTCTGTTTTCGGTTACGCCTGTAACGGTGTTAACGATACCTGCCAAGCTTATCTCACCTTCCGATCCAAACCCCCTTATAACACGGTTGTTTCCATCGCCGGTTTATTGAATGCAAACGCTACTCAGCTTTCACAACTCAACTTGGTCTCAGAAAACTACACTTTTGGAACTGGTGAGACGGTGCTTGTGCCCACCCGGTGTTCGTGTTTGGGTCAGTTCTATCAAGCGAACACGACTTATGTTATCCAGTCCGGAGACACGCCTCTCTTGATCGCCAACGACACTTTCGGAGGCCTGTCAACGTGTCATGCTATTAACACCGAAAGAAGCAATCTTACTACTGATATTTATACAGGTTCAAGACTCACCGTGCCATTAAGATGTGCTTGTCCAACCGAAAAGCAAGCTGCTGCTGGTATTAACTATTTGCTGTCTTACTTGATCACTTGGGGACAAACGGTTTCGGCTATAAGTGCTATATTTGGAGTTGATACTGGGCTGACTCTTCAAGCCAATGAGTTATCAGAAACCGATTTTAATATCTACCCGTTCACCACCCTTTTAGTTCCACTTTCTAATCCACCTAATAAATCTCAAACCATAGCACCGCCACCGCCTCCAACAACAtcgccaccaccatcaccactgtCGCCACCACCCCCCACTTCCGCCAATGATCATAAATGGGTATATATGCTTGTAGGAGTCCTTGGAGGGGTTGTTCTCACATTTGCTATTGGGTTGTGCATTTTCTACCTTTTCttttcaaagaaaaagaaaacgaCTCCACCTACGGTTTCTTCTGCTTCTCAGAGCTTTGAAGCAATTGTAAAACCAGGGGATAAGAAGTTGGATATTGATGAAGACTCGGAATTCTTGGAGAGTTTAAGTAGCATAGCGCAATCCCTCAAAGTATACAAATTTGAACAACTTCAGTCAGCCACACAAGATTTTAGTCCCGATTGTTTGATTAAGGGGTCTGTTTACCAAGGTACCATCAACGGAAACCTTGTTGCCATCAAGAAAATGCATGGTGACGTGTCAAACGAGATTCGTTTACTTAACACTATTCACCATCATAATCTCATTCACCTAGCAGGTGTTTGTTTTGATGACGGTCATTGGTATCTTGTTTATGAGTTTGCTGTTAATGGGCCATTAAGCGATTGGATCTATTATAACGCACTAAGCAGCAACAAATCGTTAAACTGGATGCAGAGAATACAAATTGCTTTAGACGTAGCAAACGGGCTTGATTACCTCCACAGTTATACCACCCCTCCATATGTTTACAAGAATCTAGAAAGCAGCAATATtcttcttgatggtgatttcaGAGCAAAGATTACAAATTTTGATCTTGCAAGGTCTGCTGAAGGGCAAGAAGGTCAATTCGCACTGACCCGACACATTGTTGGTACTAGAGGTTACATGTCTCCCGAATATTTGGAAAACGGGTTGATTTCCACAAAGCTTGATGTTTACGGATTTGGCGTTCTGTTACTTGAAATAGTTACAGGAAAACATGTTTCTGATCTCTACGAGATGGTGAACAAGAATTTGTCTGAGGTTTTATATGATGTTCTCCAGGAAGAAAACACAGACACAAATGAAAAGTTGACCAGTTTCATTGACCAACGCCTCCAAGGGAATTATCTTCCGGAACTCGCCATGTCTTTGGTCAAACTGATTGATGGTTGCCTCAGTAAAGATCCGTCAGCTCGCCCAGATATGAATGAGGTCTCACAATATCTTTCTAGGATTCTGACTGCCTCACAGGCTGGAGCACTTTCAGTAACCATTTCAGTGCAGGCAAGATGA
- the LOC110879115 gene encoding protein YeeZ isoform X2 yields the protein MELPTLRFTAGGFRYRLNPEWPIGRPSKLRFCPAAASITNGTNKGPNRMFILGMGYVGEFVAQDLLNQGWVVSGTCTSAVKKEKLKKLGLDVHVFDANHPELEVVNILNQHTHLLVSIPPCKDIGDPMLQHAELLRSKLNSDCLQWLCYLSTTSVYGDCGGAWVDENYQPKPESELAKLRLAAEEGWLSLGHDLGLAAHVFRLGGIYGPGRSAIDTITKPEPLSAVQRARSFKKFTSRVHVADICNALNGCIHKPSPGIYNIVDDDPAPRIEVFSYAHELINEKWPSRIKKIVIDEQYTEKGSLRGEKRVVNARMKKELGVRLIHPSFRTGLQSICDQIHDHPSSSSCQESPSGP from the exons ATGGAATTGCCCACTCTGCGATTTACTGCTGGTGGTTTCCGGTACCGACTGAATCCCGAGTGGCCAATCGGAAGACCTTCAAAGTTACGATTCTGTCCCGCAGCAGCGTCTATCACTAATGGAACTAACAAAGGTCCGAATCGGATGTTTATACTCGGTATGGGTTACGTTGGGGAGTTTGTTGCTCAAGACCTCTTGAATCAAGGATG GGTTGTATCTGGAACTTGTACCAGTGCTGTCAAGAAGGAGAAACTGAAGAAATTGGGATTGGATGTTCATGTTTTTGATGCTAATCATCCTGA GCTTGAAGTCGTAAATATCTTGAACCAACATACACACCTTCTTGTTTCAATACCTCCTTGCAAAGATATTGGTGATCCG ATGCTTCAACATGCTGAACTTTTAAGAAGCAAACTCAACAGTGATTGCCTTCAATGGCTGTGCTATCTATCTACCACAA GTGTTTATGGTGATTGTGGTGGTGCATGGGTGGATGAAAA TTATCAACCAAAACCTGAAAGTGAATTGGCTAAACTGAGGTTAGCTGCTGAGGAAGGATGGTTAAGTTTAGGACATGATCTTGGGCTTGCAGCACATGTATTTCGGCTCGGAGGTATCTACGGTCCTGGTAGAAG TGCGATTGATACAATTACGAAACCTGAGCCTTTATCAGCTGTTCAAAGAGCAAGATCATTCAAGAAATTCACGTCCCGTGTTCATGTTGCTGATATTTGCAACGCTTTGAATGGCTGCATTCACAAGCCATCCCCAGG AATTTACAACATTGTGGATGATGACCCGGCCCCCCGAATAGAAGTGTTTTCATATGCGCATGAACTAATCAATGAAAAATGGCCGTCTCGGATAAAGAAAATAGTTATAGATGAACAATATACCGAAAAGGGAAGTTTAAGGGGAGAGAAACGAGTGGTGAATGCACGTATGAAGAAAGAACTTGGAGTGAGGCTGATTCATCCTAGTTTCCGGACCGGATTGCAGAGCATTTGTGATCAAATACATGATCACCCTTCTTCAAGTTCATGTCAAGAATCTCCCTCCGGCCCCTAG
- the LOC110879115 gene encoding protein YeeZ isoform X1 yields the protein MELPTLRFTAGGFRYRLNPEWPIGRPSKLRFCPAAASITNGTNKGPNRMFILGMGYVGEFVAQDLLNQGWVVSGTCTSAVKKEKLKKLGLDVHVFDANHPELEVVNILNQHTHLLVSIPPCKDIGDPMLQHAELLRSKLNSDCLQWLCYLSTTSVYGDCGGAWVDENYQPKPESELAKLRLAAEEGWLSLGHDLGLAAHVFRLGGIYGPGRSAIDTITKPEPLSAVQRARSFKKFTSRVHVADICNALNGCIHKPSPGRIYNIVDDDPAPRIEVFSYAHELINEKWPSRIKKIVIDEQYTEKGSLRGEKRVVNARMKKELGVRLIHPSFRTGLQSICDQIHDHPSSSSCQESPSGP from the exons ATGGAATTGCCCACTCTGCGATTTACTGCTGGTGGTTTCCGGTACCGACTGAATCCCGAGTGGCCAATCGGAAGACCTTCAAAGTTACGATTCTGTCCCGCAGCAGCGTCTATCACTAATGGAACTAACAAAGGTCCGAATCGGATGTTTATACTCGGTATGGGTTACGTTGGGGAGTTTGTTGCTCAAGACCTCTTGAATCAAGGATG GGTTGTATCTGGAACTTGTACCAGTGCTGTCAAGAAGGAGAAACTGAAGAAATTGGGATTGGATGTTCATGTTTTTGATGCTAATCATCCTGA GCTTGAAGTCGTAAATATCTTGAACCAACATACACACCTTCTTGTTTCAATACCTCCTTGCAAAGATATTGGTGATCCG ATGCTTCAACATGCTGAACTTTTAAGAAGCAAACTCAACAGTGATTGCCTTCAATGGCTGTGCTATCTATCTACCACAA GTGTTTATGGTGATTGTGGTGGTGCATGGGTGGATGAAAA TTATCAACCAAAACCTGAAAGTGAATTGGCTAAACTGAGGTTAGCTGCTGAGGAAGGATGGTTAAGTTTAGGACATGATCTTGGGCTTGCAGCACATGTATTTCGGCTCGGAGGTATCTACGGTCCTGGTAGAAG TGCGATTGATACAATTACGAAACCTGAGCCTTTATCAGCTGTTCAAAGAGCAAGATCATTCAAGAAATTCACGTCCCGTGTTCATGTTGCTGATATTTGCAACGCTTTGAATGGCTGCATTCACAAGCCATCCCCAGG AAGAATTTACAACATTGTGGATGATGACCCGGCCCCCCGAATAGAAGTGTTTTCATATGCGCATGAACTAATCAATGAAAAATGGCCGTCTCGGATAAAGAAAATAGTTATAGATGAACAATATACCGAAAAGGGAAGTTTAAGGGGAGAGAAACGAGTGGTGAATGCACGTATGAAGAAAGAACTTGGAGTGAGGCTGATTCATCCTAGTTTCCGGACCGGATTGCAGAGCATTTGTGATCAAATACATGATCACCCTTCTTCAAGTTCATGTCAAGAATCTCCCTCCGGCCCCTAG
- the LOC110876555 gene encoding F-box protein CPR1-like: MAEVPLDVVEQILLLLDVKDVIRCKSVCKSWQSLLISPPFVKAHLNHAYHNDRHNHDFTHRRICFSINATKDAWFYGNGICMVGSCDGLVCVSPRDAQLVVTNPSTGGEERKLPTPPFQQIIKIRQLVCWGFGYDSYADDYKVIAGSMESIYSRCTLFHALTLKSNTWKVIGEVEWKMNVGRAGILCGGALHWFMTDKDDKKVIISLDLSTEKFKEILVPPLDLFLNCDYFHRLGVIEDCLCIYLYNYPLASKKWVMKNNKWELYNDHCERKYDVAHHLTAVVDSQKEETNCVYNYDDGTCVPSAMDTILAPVLVDTKIVMISMYNMQQHNEEGNERVKSGAKGNIKKRKRDNVEMTKKHGGFFEKGCGVCVEEVLQETELEPFIFVSTKHDRCKKMWKVYDVPSLWAKIG, from the exons ATGGCGGAGGTTCCTCTTGATGTGGTTGAGCAGATACTGTTGCTATTGGATGTGAAAGATGTAATCCGATGCAAGAGCGTGTGTAAGTCCTGGCAATCTCTTCTTATCAGTCCTCCTTTTGTTAAAGCTCACTTGAACCATGCATACCACAACGATCGTCACAATCATGACTTCACACACAGAAGGATCTGTTTCTCCATAAATGCGACTAAAGACGCATGGTTTTACGGCAATGGTATATGTATGGTTGGTTCTTGTGATGGCCTAGTATGCGTTTCTCCTAGAGATGCTCAACTTGTAGTAACCAATCCTTCGACTGGAGGAGAGGAGAGGAAACTGCCAACGCCGCCCTTTCAGCAAATTATAAAGATCAGGCAGttagtatgttggggttttggtTATGATTCGTATGCTGATGATTACAAGGTTATAGCAGGATCTATGGAAAGTATTTATTCAAGGTGCACACTTTTTCATGCGTTAACATTGAAATCAAATACTTGGAAAGTTATTGGTGAAGTGGAGTGGAAAATGAATGTGGGTAGAGCTGGTATCTTATGTGGCGGGGCACTTCATTGGTTCATGACCGATAAAGATGATAAGAAAGTAATTATTTCTTTAGATCTATCTACAGAGAAATTTAAAGAAATCCTGGTACCACCACTGGATCTGTTTCTTAATTGTGATTACTTTCACAGGCTGGGGGTTATAGAAGATTGTCTATGCATATATTTATACAATTACCCTCTTGCTAGCAAGAAATGGGTGATGAAAAACAACAAGTGGGAACTATACAATGATCATTGCGAGAGAAAGTATGATGTTGCACATCACTTGACAGCTGTGGTGGATTCACAAAAAGAAGAAACTAATTGTGTCTACAATTATGATGATGGTACCTGTGTGCCCAGCGCAATGGATACTATATTGGCACCA GTGTTGGTTGATACCAAAATTGTCATGATTTCTATGTATAATATGCAGCAGCACAATGAAGAAGGTAACGAGAGAGTTAAAAGCGGTGCCAAGGGCAACATAAAAAAGAGGAAGAG AGATAATGTTGAAATGACCAAGAAACATGGCGGCTTTTTTGAGAAAGGTTGTGGCGTGTGTGTGGAAGAGGTTCTCCAAGAAACAGAACTTGAACCGTTTATCTTCGTGAGCACGAAGCATGATCGCTGCAAGAAGATGTGGAAG GTGTATGATGTGCCTTCTCTTTGGGCAAAAATTGGGTGA